The following proteins come from a genomic window of Carassius carassius chromosome 10, fCarCar2.1, whole genome shotgun sequence:
- the LOC132152016 gene encoding beta-galactoside alpha-2,6-sialyltransferase 2-like codes for MGVQDSILLGLRYVIKQSGQLLLLVLLLWMLLFLVVFTYLTDSQLNQTSSPFNSESQHSSYVQHSARTIIASHNSRWDQYGEKRGPFQSRQVFQPSHAREEFHFRNSDERSKEVTPNSDYSDDYFSNGWSVVRGLWKGQVSSKMLSRRLRQAMREYVDSNNHKVLYKGQQKTSKSRQEMLCQMKQQAKLRTLDSSEQPFSHLGFQQLAPPKLQQMYTTCAVVTSAGAILNSSLGREIDSHDAVLRFNAAPCKDYERDVGSKTTIRIINSQILANHIHKFNSSLLFKNITLVAWDPAPYNIDLHKWYQQPDYDLFTPYINHRKNFPEQPFYILHPSFIWNLWDIVQSNTQENIQPNPPSSGFLGIVMMMNFCEEVHVYEYIPSMRQTSLCHYYETYYDAACTLGAYHPLLYEKVLVKQMSAASEEDLKKKGKVTLPGFSKIKCPL; via the exons ATGGGAGTCCAGGACTCTATACTGCTGGGATTACGGTATGTCATTAAGCAGTCAGGTCAACTTCTGCTGCTGGTTCTACTGCTCTGGATGCTGCTCTTCCTTGTTGTCTTTACCTACCTTACTGACTCCCAGCTAAACCAGACGAGTTCCCCTTTCAACTCTGAATCTCAACACTCAAGCTATGTTCAGCATAGTGCCCGGACCATTATAGCGTCCCATAATTCCCGCTGGGATCAGTATGGAGAGAAGAGGGGTCCTTTCCAGAGCAGGCAGGTGTTTCAACCTTCTCACGCTAGAGAAGAGTTTCATTTCAGGAATTCTGATGAACGTTCTAAAGAAGTGACTCCTAACAGTGACTACAGTGATGACTATTTTTCTAATGGCTGGTCTGTGGTTCGTGGTCTGTGGAAGGGACAAGTGTCCTCCAAAATGCTAAGCCGACGACTACGCCAAGCAATGAGGGAATATGTTGACTCTAATAACCACAAAGTACTCTACAAAGGCCAACAAAAGACAAGCAAGAGTAGACAGGAGATGCTGTGTCAGATGAAACAGCAAGCAAAACTCAGGACTCTGGATAGCTCTGAACAGCCCTTTTCTCACCTAGGTTTTCAACAGCTGGCTCCTCCTAAATTGCAGCAGATGTACACAACATGTGCTGTGGTGACTTCAGCTGGGGCAATACTTAACTCATCACTCGGACGTGAAATTG ATTCCCATGATGCAGTACTGCGTTTCAATGCTGCACCCTGCAAGGACTATGAAAGAGATGTGGGCAGCAAGACAACGATTCGAATCATTAACTCTCAG ATTCTAGCAAACCACATACACAAATTCAACAGCAGTTTGCTCTTTAAGAACATTACCTTGGTAGCCTGGGATCCAGCTCCTTATAATATTGACCTGCATAAG TGGTACCAGCAACCAGATTATGACCTGTTTACGCCATACATAAATCACAGGAAGAATTTCCCTGAGCAGCCTTTTTATATCCTGCATCCTTCATTTATCTGGAATCTCTGGGATATTGTGCAAAGCAACACACAGGAGAACATTCAACCCAACCCTCCTTCTTCAGGATTTCTAG GTATAGTCATGATGATGAACTTTTGTGAAGAGGTCCATGTGTACGAATACATTCCTTCTATGAGACAAACCAGTCTGTGCCATTACTATGAGACATATTACGACGCGGCCTGCACATTAGGGGCATACCACCCTCTGCTTTATGAGAAAGTGCTTGTCAAGCAAATGAGTGCAGCTTCTGAGGAGGATCTCAAGAAAAAGGGAAAGGTCACACTCCCAGGATTCAGTAAGATCAAGTGTCCACTGTGA
- the LOC132152017 gene encoding opsin-3-like, producing MFSEDANLSYISNGTDEDLRSALDDDWSDTPAEKMSRTGHNVVAVILGAILVFGILNNFIVLVLFCKFKTLRTPVNMLLLNISVSDMLVCLFGTTLSFAASIRGQWLVGKHGCMWYGFVNSCFGIVSLISLAILSYDRYSTLTVYNKRAPDYSKPLLAVGGSWLYSLFWTVPPLLGWSSYGLEGAGTSCSVTWTANTPQSHSYIICLFIFCLGIPVLVMVYCYGRLLCAVKQVGRIRKTAARRREYHILFMVVTTVACYLLCWMPYGVVAMMATFGRPGIITPIASVVPSLLAKSSTVINPVIYILMNKQFYRCFVILFHCKRSSLENGQSSMPSRTTGIQLNRRAYSNTVAGNASPSIGLQNECSTPVSG from the exons ATGTTTTCAGAAGACGCTAATTTAAGTTACATTTCGAACGGCACGGATGAGGACTTGCGGTCTGCGTTAGATGACGACTGGAGCGATACTCCGGCTGAGAAAATGTCACGGACGGGACATAATGTGGTCGCTGTTATTTTGGGAGCTATTCTTGTGTTCGGGATCCTGAACAATTTCATCGTTCTCGTTCTGTTTTGTAAATTCAAGACCCTGCGGACTCCTGTGAACATGCTTCTACTCAACATCAGTGTGAGTGACATGCTCGTCTGTCTCTTCGGCACCACGCTCAGCTTCGCGGCCAGTATCCGCGGTCAGTGGCTGGTGGGGAAGCACGGGTGCATGTGGTACGGGTTCGTCAACTCATGTTTTG ggaTTGTATCATTGATCTCTCTGGCAATCCTTTCGTATGATCGTTACAGTACTTTAACTGTTTACAACAAGAGGGCCCCAGACTACAGCAAACCCTTGTTGGCTGTCGGGGGCTCCTGGCTCTACTCACTGTTCTGGACAGTCCCCCCCTTACTGGGATGGAGTAGCTATGGACTGGAAGGGGCAGGAACCAGCTGTTCGGTTACATGGACAGCTAACACCCCGCAGTCACATTCCTATATCATCTGTCTGTTCATTTTCTGTTTGGGAATCCCCGTGCTGGTCATGGTGTATTGTTACGGCCGGCTCCTCTGTGCTGTCAAACAG GTAGGGCGGATCAGGAAGACAGCAGCACGACGGAGAGAGTACCACATTTTATTTATGGTCGTCACAACAGTGGCGTGCTACCTTTTGTGCTGGATGCCTTATGGGGTTGTTGCCATGATGGCCACGTTTGGACGTCCGGGGATCATCACACCCATTGCAAGCGTGGTGCCATCCCTCCTTGCCAAAAGCAGCACAGTCATCAACCCTGTTATTTACATCCTTATGAACAAACAG TTTTACAGGTGTTTCGTcatcctgtttcactgcaaacgCAGCTCTCTAGAGAATGGACAGTCATCTATGCCTTCAAGAACTACTGGTATCCAGCTCAACCGAAGGGCTTATAGCAACACAGTGGCTGGCAACGCATCTCCATCCATTGGTCTCCAAAATGAGTGCAGCACCCCTGTCTCAGGCTGA